The proteins below come from a single Larimichthys crocea isolate SSNF chromosome XIV, L_crocea_2.0, whole genome shotgun sequence genomic window:
- the LOC104938517 gene encoding Beta-2-microglobulin-like precursor, producing MKFVLCLAALVAVCYSQDSKHTRPKVQVYSRDPGKFGSKNVLICHVSGFHPPDITIQLMKDEAELPNANQTDLAFKQGWRFHLTKNVAFTPLDGEKYSCRVTHGQKVSNYAWEPNM from the exons ATGAAGTTTGTTCTGTGCCTTGCAGCTCTAGTAGCTGTCTGCTACTCACAAGACTCCAAGCACA CTCGACCCAAGGTTCAGGTGTACAGCCGCGACCCTGGAAAGTTCGGCAGTAAGAACGTCCTGATTTGTCATGTGAGTGGCTTCCACCCACCTGACATCACCATACAGCTTATGAAGGATGAAGCGGAACTCCCTAATGCCAATCAGACTGACCTGGCCTTCAAACAGGGCTGGCGCTTCCATCTGACCAAGAATGTGGCCTTCACACCCCTGGATGGAGAGAAGTACAGCTGCAGGGTCACTCATGGGCAGAAAGTTAGCAACTATGCCTGGG agccAAACATGTAA
- the LOC104938519 gene encoding beta-2-microglobulin-like codes for MKLFVCALLVGVLCLLVPSLAKEAPPKVQVYSRAPGVADKANIFICHVSGFHPPEIQIELLKDGNPIQGANQTDLAFEEDWHYHLTKYVPFTPHKGEEFACRVTHMGKPKTHHWESDM; via the exons ATGAAGCTGTTTGTCTGCGCACTTCTCGTCGGCGTGCTCTGCCTCCTGGTCCCTTCTTTGGCCAAAGAAG CTCCACCCAAGGTTCAGGTCTACAGCCGTGCTCCAGGAGTGGCAGATAAAGCCAATATCTTCATCTGTCACGTGAGTGGCTTCCACCCACCAGAGATCCAAATTGAGCTGCTCAAAGATGGAAATCCAATCCAAGGAGCCAACCAGACTGACCTGGCCTTTGAAGAGGACTGGCATTACCACCTGACCAAATATGTGCCCTTCACTCCACACAAAGGAGAGGAGTTTGCTTGCAGGGTGACTCACATGGGAAAGCCGAAGACACATCATTGGG